The following coding sequences lie in one Pungitius pungitius chromosome 18, fPunPun2.1, whole genome shotgun sequence genomic window:
- the cfap53 gene encoding cilia- and flagella-associated protein 53 isoform X2, translated as MRAKFPSSRPAHQLILDRQKQEAFRDQVLDFTQNQLSCDVTTSWLQSSQRRFQRGAVDRRVQAALDQQEVHVEERRARLRVLLETEEQQLQQEMEEMKETSLERQAKMRERAKALREERERRRRQLVSDKLEQQFREQCEELRGVQSRRTEQQVCEERAAQVRSRQQQQEEQEQEEELMEELWEADRRAKEEKEAQREEHRRQRSKQQLDDIRSQMEEAEQQRKKHRELRDEEAELTRRQQEVQRLQEQRERQQAQRDQQTRRRQLDQGLRLKMKRLSREQQDELQLDMSVLQTLLQQEVDERQEAAGRKAEWREEQQRYHQHLSEELKKQRREEEEIEQLMEESLKEVWTKRAEQSRLQREARNRLMEEVMEARSLQIQHKLDLNIQKQVELSKEKDELTKMMEETRLMEEEEKRRLKQTSEVYQAALKAQMKQQQQLRGQQRARAEMEHQQGLIQQEVYEQRKEEILSRPTSHTSSHPFRVASRHRPPEAGSTHLTQKADEASMISWNAAWKVQS; from the exons AGAGCAAAGTTCCCGTCCTCGCGTCCTGCccaccagctgatcctggacaGACAGAAGCAGGAGGCCTTCAGAGACCAGGTCCTAGACTTCACTCAGAACCAGCTGTCATGTGACGTCACCACTTCCTGGCTGCAGAGCTCACAGCGCCGCTTCCAGAGGGGAGCCGTGGACCGCCGAGTCCAGGCTGCTCTGGACCAGCAGGAGGTCCacgtggaggagaggagagccag GCTGCGTGTCCTGTTAGAgacggaggagcagcagctccagcaggagatggaggagatgaaggagacgtCGCTGGAGAGGCAAGCGAAGATGAGAGAACGAGCTAAAGCgctgagagaggagagagagaggcggcgcCGCCAGCTGGTCTCTGACAAGCTGGAGCAGCAGTTCAG agagcagtgTGAGGAGCTGCGGGGGGTCCAGAGCCGGCGCAcggagcagcaggtgtgtgaggAGCGAGCCGCCCAAGTGAGGagccggcagcagcagcaggaggagcaggaacaggaggaggagctgatggaggagctgtgGGAGGCCGACCGAAGGgccaaagaggagaaggaggcgcagaGGGAGGAGCACCGGCGGCAGAGGAGCAAACAGCAGCTGGACGACATCAGGAGTcagatggaggaggcggagcaacagaggaagaagcatCGGGAGCTGAGAgacgaggaggcggagcttacg cggcggcagcaggagGTGCAGCGGCTGCAGGAGCAGCGCGAGCGGCAGCAGGCTCAGCGGGACCAGCAGACCCGGAGGAGGCAGCTGGACCAGGGTCTGCGTCTGAAGATGAAGCGTCTGTCCAGAGAGCAGcaggacgagctgcagctggacATGAGCGTCCTGCAGACGctgctgcaacaggaagtggacgaGAGACAGGAAGCAGCCGGGAGGAAG GCCGAGTGGcgtgaggagcagcagaggtacCACCAGCATCTCtctgaggagctgaagaagcagaggagggaggaggaggagatagagcagctgatggaggagtcGCTGAAGGAAGTCTGGACCAAACGGGCGGAGCAGAGCCGCCTGCAGAGGGAGGCCAGAAACCGACTGATGGAGGAAGTGATGGAGGCTCGGAGTCTGCAGATCCAACACAAAC tggaCCTCAACATACAGAAACAAGTGGAGCTGTCCAAAGAAAAAGATGAGTTGACCAAAATGATGGAGGAAACAaggctgatggaggaggaggagaaaaggag GCTGAAGCAGACCTCGGAGGTGTACCAGGCCGCCCTGAAGGCTcagatgaagcagcagcagcagctccgtggTCAGCAGAGAGCTCGTGCTGAGATGGAGCACCAGCAGGGTCTGATCCAGCAGGAGGTGTAcgagcagaggaaggaggagatccTGTCCAGGCCCACATCCCACACCTCCTCCCATCCATTCAGAGTGGCCTCCAGACATCGCCCCCCAGAGGCAGGATCCACACATCTCACCCAAAAAGCAGATGAAGCCTCCATGATCTCCTGGAATGCTGCATGGAAAGTTCAGTCCTGA
- the cfap53 gene encoding cilia- and flagella-associated protein 53 isoform X1 has translation MLLCQRRTKCRELTGPTPHSVAVRAKFPSSRPAHQLILDRQKQEAFRDQVLDFTQNQLSCDVTTSWLQSSQRRFQRGAVDRRVQAALDQQEVHVEERRARLRVLLETEEQQLQQEMEEMKETSLERQAKMRERAKALREERERRRRQLVSDKLEQQFREQCEELRGVQSRRTEQQVCEERAAQVRSRQQQQEEQEQEEELMEELWEADRRAKEEKEAQREEHRRQRSKQQLDDIRSQMEEAEQQRKKHRELRDEEAELTRRQQEVQRLQEQRERQQAQRDQQTRRRQLDQGLRLKMKRLSREQQDELQLDMSVLQTLLQQEVDERQEAAGRKAEWREEQQRYHQHLSEELKKQRREEEEIEQLMEESLKEVWTKRAEQSRLQREARNRLMEEVMEARSLQIQHKLDLNIQKQVELSKEKDELTKMMEETRLMEEEEKRRLKQTSEVYQAALKAQMKQQQQLRGQQRARAEMEHQQGLIQQEVYEQRKEEILSRPTSHTSSHPFRVASRHRPPEAGSTHLTQKADEASMISWNAAWKVQS, from the exons AGAGCAAAGTTCCCGTCCTCGCGTCCTGCccaccagctgatcctggacaGACAGAAGCAGGAGGCCTTCAGAGACCAGGTCCTAGACTTCACTCAGAACCAGCTGTCATGTGACGTCACCACTTCCTGGCTGCAGAGCTCACAGCGCCGCTTCCAGAGGGGAGCCGTGGACCGCCGAGTCCAGGCTGCTCTGGACCAGCAGGAGGTCCacgtggaggagaggagagccag GCTGCGTGTCCTGTTAGAgacggaggagcagcagctccagcaggagatggaggagatgaaggagacgtCGCTGGAGAGGCAAGCGAAGATGAGAGAACGAGCTAAAGCgctgagagaggagagagagaggcggcgcCGCCAGCTGGTCTCTGACAAGCTGGAGCAGCAGTTCAG agagcagtgTGAGGAGCTGCGGGGGGTCCAGAGCCGGCGCAcggagcagcaggtgtgtgaggAGCGAGCCGCCCAAGTGAGGagccggcagcagcagcaggaggagcaggaacaggaggaggagctgatggaggagctgtgGGAGGCCGACCGAAGGgccaaagaggagaaggaggcgcagaGGGAGGAGCACCGGCGGCAGAGGAGCAAACAGCAGCTGGACGACATCAGGAGTcagatggaggaggcggagcaacagaggaagaagcatCGGGAGCTGAGAgacgaggaggcggagcttacg cggcggcagcaggagGTGCAGCGGCTGCAGGAGCAGCGCGAGCGGCAGCAGGCTCAGCGGGACCAGCAGACCCGGAGGAGGCAGCTGGACCAGGGTCTGCGTCTGAAGATGAAGCGTCTGTCCAGAGAGCAGcaggacgagctgcagctggacATGAGCGTCCTGCAGACGctgctgcaacaggaagtggacgaGAGACAGGAAGCAGCCGGGAGGAAG GCCGAGTGGcgtgaggagcagcagaggtacCACCAGCATCTCtctgaggagctgaagaagcagaggagggaggaggaggagatagagcagctgatggaggagtcGCTGAAGGAAGTCTGGACCAAACGGGCGGAGCAGAGCCGCCTGCAGAGGGAGGCCAGAAACCGACTGATGGAGGAAGTGATGGAGGCTCGGAGTCTGCAGATCCAACACAAAC tggaCCTCAACATACAGAAACAAGTGGAGCTGTCCAAAGAAAAAGATGAGTTGACCAAAATGATGGAGGAAACAaggctgatggaggaggaggagaaaaggag GCTGAAGCAGACCTCGGAGGTGTACCAGGCCGCCCTGAAGGCTcagatgaagcagcagcagcagctccgtggTCAGCAGAGAGCTCGTGCTGAGATGGAGCACCAGCAGGGTCTGATCCAGCAGGAGGTGTAcgagcagaggaaggaggagatccTGTCCAGGCCCACATCCCACACCTCCTCCCATCCATTCAGAGTGGCCTCCAGACATCGCCCCCCAGAGGCAGGATCCACACATCTCACCCAAAAAGCAGATGAAGCCTCCATGATCTCCTGGAATGCTGCATGGAAAGTTCAGTCCTGA